In Thioalkalivibrio paradoxus ARh 1, the following are encoded in one genomic region:
- a CDS encoding deoxyguanosinetriphosphate triphosphohydrolase yields MSADPGTPTPYGPRLAAYAARSERSRGRLHPEPPPAFRSEFQRDRDRIVHSTAFRRLKYKTQVFVSHEGDLFRNRLTHSLEVAQIARSSARALGLNEDLTEAIALSHDLGHTPFGHAGQHALNQCMRDRGGFEHNLQSLRIVDLLEQRYAGFDGLNLTFETREGILKHCSQENARRLGPVSERFLSGGQPSLEAQLTNVADEVAYNNHDIDDGLRAGLLTMDQLRAVELFRERHDQVRALYPDLDDRRVQHETVRRMIDALVSDLIVTSQAAIRDAGMNDPEAVRRMPEPLIRFSPEMAQQNRELKRFLRQNLYHHHRVHRMTVKARRIVHDLFSAFMEDRQLLPEHFQAHAKRLSASDEHGLARGIADYIAGMTDRHAIREHHRIFDLRTLS; encoded by the coding sequence GTGTCGGCTGATCCTGGAACACCGACGCCCTACGGGCCCCGGCTCGCAGCCTATGCCGCAAGGTCGGAACGATCGCGCGGGCGGCTGCACCCGGAGCCGCCCCCTGCCTTCCGCAGCGAGTTCCAGCGCGACCGCGACCGCATCGTGCATTCCACTGCGTTCCGGCGGCTGAAGTACAAGACCCAGGTCTTCGTCAGCCACGAGGGTGACCTGTTCCGCAACCGCCTGACGCACTCGCTCGAAGTCGCGCAGATCGCGCGTTCGAGCGCGCGGGCACTGGGCCTGAACGAGGATCTCACCGAGGCGATCGCGCTGTCCCACGATCTCGGGCACACCCCGTTCGGACACGCCGGGCAGCACGCATTGAATCAGTGCATGCGCGACCGCGGCGGGTTCGAGCACAATCTGCAGTCGCTGCGCATCGTCGATCTGCTGGAACAGCGCTACGCGGGGTTCGACGGGCTGAACCTGACGTTCGAGACGCGCGAAGGCATTCTGAAGCACTGCTCGCAGGAAAACGCCCGGCGCCTCGGTCCGGTTTCGGAGCGCTTCCTGAGCGGCGGCCAGCCGAGCCTGGAAGCCCAGCTGACGAACGTTGCCGACGAGGTCGCCTACAACAATCACGACATCGACGACGGCCTGCGTGCAGGCCTGCTGACGATGGACCAGCTGCGCGCGGTCGAACTGTTCCGGGAGCGCCACGATCAGGTGCGCGCGCTGTACCCCGATCTCGACGACCGGCGCGTTCAGCACGAAACGGTCCGGCGCATGATCGATGCGCTGGTGTCCGACCTGATCGTGACCAGCCAGGCGGCGATCCGCGACGCCGGGATGAACGACCCGGAGGCCGTGCGCCGCATGCCGGAGCCGCTGATCCGCTTCAGCCCCGAGATGGCGCAACAGAACCGTGAACTGAAGCGCTTTTTGCGGCAAAACCTGTACCATCATCACCGAGTCCACCGGATGACCGTGAAGGCCCGACGCATCGTGCATGACCTGTTCAGCGCATTCATGGAAGACCGCCAGCTATTGCCGGAGCATTTCCAGGCTCATGCGAAACGGCTGTCGGCCAGCGACGAACATGGTCTCGCCCGAGGCATCGCGGACTACATCGCGGGCATGACCGACCGCCACGCGATCCGCGAGCATCACCGGATCTTCGACCTGCGCACCCTCAGCTGA
- a CDS encoding SPOR domain-containing protein, whose protein sequence is MALHPDCLAELGLEHAPFDTLPNEEFVYSDVLLEEMIATASDALASPGAILLLTGPGGSGRSMQLMRLLGVLPDNFELIAFRARANTKFEAVDFTIRNHLRAAGHDDPDRALTDLLAERIREGSDPVIAVDDAHLLGTDIVDQLLRMRSEILIARGRGPRLILTGDPVLLRRRLHLRPVDEDQVARISLRPFSLEQTGAYLRHRLRAAGRQDPDTLLSDDDIADLQARSRGLPGALNTHANEWLERYCLQRDGRSAPTLAAPIAPSQAQPEMEAAAFTPADPAADADAPARAEPQLPDPGTDTAPADTLTASGLPADDRAPADAAAQPHARGLAADRDDEPEADPLVHGQPEPGVPPRSDETTASTPTAHGYPEPELPPDTREETGSGPLAQGHSDQSELAPRADGETDPATPLRADVGRDPRPHRREPERGRRDADVPFWNRSWFVPAVALAVAILILAPFARHIFDSPAPPDGSTVELPLPVTPREAIPEPDDTIGDQALAPGVIDVPLDDRPSTALPSPEAEPPVAAAPAEPSVPEPAPAPEPAPAPEPAPAPEPAPAPEPAPAPEPAPAPEPSPAPEPEAAPAPPSPPPADPRTDLAGDREWLDRQNRSNVTIQLVAASDLAAARSYVARHELSGIRYIETRSGGRNFVVALAGSFADRAAAEDALSNLPAAVRADQPWIRSLGSVQDSQR, encoded by the coding sequence ATGGCCCTGCACCCCGACTGTCTCGCCGAACTGGGGCTCGAGCACGCCCCTTTCGACACCCTGCCGAACGAGGAATTCGTCTACAGCGACGTGCTCCTCGAGGAGATGATCGCGACCGCCAGCGACGCGCTCGCGTCACCGGGCGCGATCCTGCTGCTGACCGGCCCGGGCGGGTCCGGCCGGAGCATGCAGCTGATGCGCCTGCTCGGGGTGCTGCCCGACAACTTCGAGCTGATCGCGTTCCGCGCGCGCGCGAACACCAAGTTCGAGGCGGTCGACTTCACCATCCGCAACCACCTGCGTGCCGCGGGGCACGACGATCCCGACCGGGCACTGACCGACCTGCTGGCCGAGCGGATCCGCGAGGGTTCGGATCCGGTGATCGCCGTCGACGACGCCCACCTGCTGGGTACCGACATCGTCGACCAGCTGCTGCGCATGCGCAGCGAGATCCTGATCGCCCGAGGCCGCGGGCCGCGCCTGATCCTGACCGGCGATCCGGTGCTGCTACGCCGTCGTCTGCACCTGCGGCCGGTCGACGAGGACCAGGTCGCGCGCATCAGCCTGCGCCCGTTCAGTCTCGAACAGACGGGCGCTTATCTGCGCCACCGGCTGCGCGCCGCCGGACGGCAGGATCCCGACACGCTGCTGAGCGACGACGACATCGCCGATCTGCAGGCCCGGAGCCGGGGTCTGCCGGGAGCGCTGAACACGCACGCCAACGAATGGCTGGAGCGCTACTGCCTGCAACGCGACGGCCGGTCCGCCCCGACCCTGGCCGCCCCGATCGCGCCTTCCCAGGCGCAGCCCGAAATGGAAGCGGCCGCCTTCACCCCAGCCGATCCGGCCGCTGATGCCGATGCACCGGCGAGGGCCGAACCCCAGCTGCCCGACCCCGGAACTGACACAGCGCCGGCCGACACACTTACGGCATCGGGATTGCCGGCCGATGACCGGGCTCCTGCCGATGCGGCCGCGCAGCCACATGCCCGGGGCCTGGCCGCAGACCGGGACGACGAGCCCGAGGCCGACCCGCTCGTGCACGGGCAGCCGGAGCCCGGCGTGCCGCCGCGCAGCGACGAGACAACCGCATCCACCCCCACTGCGCACGGATACCCGGAACCCGAGCTGCCGCCGGATACCCGCGAGGAAACCGGATCCGGCCCTCTGGCGCAGGGGCACTCCGACCAGTCCGAGCTGGCGCCGCGCGCCGACGGCGAGACCGACCCCGCTACCCCGCTGCGCGCGGACGTTGGTCGGGATCCGCGGCCCCACCGGCGCGAGCCGGAGCGAGGTCGCCGCGATGCCGACGTTCCGTTCTGGAACCGTAGCTGGTTCGTTCCCGCAGTGGCGCTGGCCGTGGCGATCCTGATCCTGGCGCCGTTCGCGCGCCACATCTTCGACAGCCCGGCGCCCCCGGACGGCAGCACGGTGGAACTGCCGCTGCCGGTAACGCCGCGGGAAGCCATTCCTGAACCCGACGACACCATCGGTGACCAGGCGCTGGCCCCCGGCGTGATCGATGTCCCGCTGGACGACCGCCCAAGCACTGCCCTCCCCTCCCCGGAGGCCGAGCCTCCGGTTGCAGCGGCACCCGCCGAACCATCGGTGCCGGAACCCGCCCCTGCACCGGAACCCGCCCCTGCACCGGAACCCGCCCCTGCACCGGAACCCGCCCCTGCACCGGAACCCGCCCCTGCACCGGAACCCGCCCCTGCACCGGAACCCAGCCCCGCACCGGAACCCGAGGCGGCACCAGCGCCGCCCAGTCCGCCGCCCGCGGATCCCCGCACCGACCTGGCCGGCGACCGCGAATGGCTCGATCGCCAGAACCGCTCCAATGTCACCATCCAGCTGGTCGCGGCGTCGGATCTCGCGGCAGCCCGGAGCTACGTGGCCAGACACGAGCTCTCCGGGATCCGCTACATCGAGACCCGTTCCGGCGGTCGCAACTTCGTGGTCGCATTGGCCGGAAGCTTCGCGGATCGGGCTGCGGCCGAGGACGCGCTAAGCAACCTGCCCGCGGCCGTGCGCGCGGATCAGCCCTGGATCCGTTCGCTGGGCTCGGTGCAGGACAGCCAGCGCTAA
- a CDS encoding ABC transporter ATP-binding protein: MTGSACLSLRDLVVDIPGRADSSPQDWNVFPGECWAILGPNGTGKTTLLHTLAGLKAPRAGEVQLFGQSIGQLPRRLVARRLGLVFQQRQDEFPATVLELTLMGRHPYLSRWEVESPRDVELARQALARVGLAGMEQRAVATLSGGERQRLAIATVLAQDPAVWLLDEPTNHLDLHHQIAVLDLIREKQRQRRGIVLTLHDVNLAVRYCSHLLLQYPDGQACWGPTAGMLVPEALEKLYNQPLTRGEIDGYPVFLPRLGSGTNLV; encoded by the coding sequence ATGACCGGGTCGGCCTGCCTGAGCCTGCGCGATCTGGTGGTCGACATCCCGGGCCGGGCCGATTCGTCGCCGCAGGATTGGAACGTGTTCCCGGGCGAATGCTGGGCCATCCTGGGTCCGAACGGCACGGGCAAGACCACGCTGCTGCACACGCTGGCCGGGTTGAAGGCGCCGCGGGCCGGCGAGGTGCAGCTGTTCGGCCAGAGCATCGGCCAACTGCCCCGCCGTCTGGTGGCGCGCCGGCTTGGACTGGTGTTCCAGCAGCGCCAGGACGAGTTTCCCGCCACCGTGCTGGAACTGACGCTGATGGGACGGCATCCCTATCTTTCGCGCTGGGAGGTGGAGTCGCCGCGGGATGTGGAACTGGCGCGCCAGGCGCTGGCCCGGGTCGGTCTCGCCGGTATGGAACAGCGGGCGGTGGCAACGCTCTCCGGAGGCGAACGCCAGCGGCTGGCGATCGCGACGGTACTCGCGCAGGATCCGGCGGTGTGGCTGCTGGACGAACCGACCAACCACCTGGACCTGCACCACCAGATCGCGGTGCTGGATCTGATCCGCGAAAAGCAGCGGCAGCGCCGCGGCATCGTGCTCACGCTGCACGATGTGAATCTGGCGGTGCGTTACTGCAGCCACCTGCTGCTGCAGTATCCCGACGGCCAGGCCTGCTGGGGTCCGACCGCCGGGATGCTGGTGCCGGAGGCGCTCGAGAAACTCTACAACCAGCCGCTGACCCGGGGCGAGATCGACGGCTACCCGGTGTTTCTGCCCCGACTCGGCAGCGGAACGAACCTGGTCTGA